The Mytilus galloprovincialis chromosome 7, xbMytGall1.hap1.1, whole genome shotgun sequence genome has a window encoding:
- the LOC143084205 gene encoding uncharacterized protein LOC143084205: MESSNILKLLCCLLCVADHDVTGIPYPGDDASVPELVQYYHQLCYTSLQICGFLLFVHGTFMSCSMLKRLKRRLNIRRRNNQSPLPTVVRTILALHRNGLSNVGYRYMWRTLNIGFGLCVTQSRARLCLRTIDQQGVLNRSHRVLRRRVYYNRGPNYLIHVDGYDKLKPYGIAIHGAIDGYSRKLLWLIASPSNNNPRYVGYWYLNWLKQRKMLTRVVRSDAGTENVIMRDLQRSLRHNQNDEMSGQNSFLVGRSVANQRIERLWGTLKTSFTQFWRNRFQDFQDTGLLNVSCPVHKECVRFCFLSVIQHQLDMFAENWNSHRIRRQRAEVLDCEVVTPSGIPNMLYYQPEIFGGRDCSFPLPCNLQTIDNLIEEYTENFPEHGCSNEFINIVELLTGNRRDQFPVITSYDDAELLFRTLIAALPN; this comes from the exons ATGGAATCAAGCAATATTTTAAAG TTACTCTGTTGTCTCCTTTGTGTTGCTGATCATGACGTTACAGGAATACCTTACCCAGGCGATGATGCTTCTGTGCCTGAACTAGTCCAATACTATCATCAATTATGCTACACGTCCCTTCAAATATGTGGATTTCTCTTGTTTGTTCACGGAACATTCATGAGTTGTTCCATGTTAAAAAGACTTAAGAGAAGATTAAATATCAGACGGCGTAACAACCAGTCGCCATTACCTACAGTTGTAAGGACAATCCTGGCTTTACACCGTAATGGCCTGTCTAATGTTGGATACAGGTATATGTGGAGGACTCTGAACATAGGCTTTGGACTTTGCGTCACACAATCAAGAGCAAGGCTTTGCTTAAGAACAATAGACCAACAGGGTGTACTTAACAGATCGCATCGAGTTCTTCGAAGGAGAGTGTACTACAATAGAGGACCAAACTATCTGATTCATGTCGATGGTTACGATAAATTAAAACCCTACGGCATAGCTATACATGGGGCAATCGATGGATACTCTCGTAAACTTTTATGGTTGATAGCAAGTCCCTCCAACAATAACCCCAGATATGTCGGTTACTGGTATCTTAATTGGCTCAAACAAAGAAAGATGCTTACAAGGGTTGTTCGATCGGATGCAGGAACAGAAAACGTCATAATGAGGGATTTACAAAGATCGTTGCGACATAATCAAAACGATGAAATGTCGGGACAAAATTCTTTTCTCGTCGGCAGATCTGTTGCAAATCAAAGAATAGAAAGGCTTTGGGGTACACTAAAAACGAGTTTCACCCAGTTTTGGAGAAACCGTTTCCAGGATTTCCAAGACACTGGACTTCTTAATGTATCGTGTCCAGTACATAAAGAATGTGTTCGATTTTGTTTCCTCTCCGTTATCCAACATCAATTGGACATGTTTGCTGAGAACTGGAACTCACATAGAATAAGAAGACAACGTGCTGAAGtt ttagattgtgaaGTTGTAACACCAAGTGGTATTCCAAATATGTTATACTATCAGCCAGAGATCTTTGGTGGAAGAGACTGTTCATTTCCTTTACCATGTAACTTACAAACAATTGACAATCTCATAGAGGAATATACAGAGAACTTTCCAGAGCATGGCTGTAGCAATGAATTTATTAACATTGTCGAGTTGCTTACTGGAAACAGACGAGATCAGTTTCCCGTCATCACATCATACGATGACGCAGAGCTATTGTTTCGGACATTGATTGCTGCCTTACCGAATTGA